The nucleotide window CACCGGCTGAGTTCCATCCGCTTCGCTGATCGCGTTGTGGTACTGGATAAGGGCCGGGTCGAAGCGGTCGGGACGCACGACGAGCTGGTGAAATCGAGTCCGCTCTATTCCACGCTCATGCCGCTGTACGAGTCACCGGCCGCGACGGCGTGAAGCTGCTCTTCGTGAATTCCGCGTGGCCCGCCAGCTGGGGCGGCGGTGAAAAGTGGACCATCGAAGCGGCGCGCTGGTTCTCCGCTCAAGGCGAATCCGTGCATGTCGTGGGCTGGCCCGGGTCGCGGTTGGTTAGCCAAGCCCGCGAATTCGGACTCGACGCGGTCGAGTTTCGCTTTCGCGGCGACTTCGATCCCCGCGCGCGCATGGCCGCCGCCCGTCTCCTCACCGCGCTCACTCCGGATCTGATCGTCGTGAATTTCAACAAGGAAGTCTGGACGTTCGGCTCCGCTGCGCGCCGGCGCGGCATCCCCGTCGTGGCCCGGCACGGGTTCCCGTTATTGCGCAATACCTGGCACCATCGCTACGCGTTCGCTCGCCATATCTCCCGGTTGATTGTGAATGCCGACTCCATTCGCGATGACTATCGCGGCCTGGGCCTGGATGTTTCCACGGTCCGCGTCATTCACAACGGCGTCCGTCCGGTGGAGCAGCAACGTGGCGCGCTGCGCCGGCAGTTGGGTGTGGGTACCGATGACAT belongs to candidate division KSB1 bacterium and includes:
- a CDS encoding glycosyltransferase; translation: MKLLFVNSAWPASWGGGEKWTIEAARWFSAQGESVHVVGWPGSRLVSQAREFGLDAVEFRFRGDFDPRARMAAARLLTALTPDLIVVNFNKEVWTFGSAARRRGIPVVARHGFPLLRNTWHHRYAFARHISRLIVNADSIRDDYRGLGLDVSTVRVIHNGVRPVEQQRGALRRQLGVGTDDILIASAGRIETQKRFDLFIELASMLCATHSHLRFVLFGQGPLETELRRRVASMGLSAMFNFFGFAADYAALIGDADLFVLTSENEGTPNALLEAMVAGVASVSFDVGAVSRMFRGELRENLIPAGDLSALRGRVERLLVNPDARRACAAAMQARARSEFDLDSSMREFQAVFAETLRRR